The following DNA comes from Synechocystis sp. PCC 7509.
CACTTAAAATCACGTTTTCACAAAACGAGATATTTCGAGCAGTCTGAGCTACCTCTAATCCGATTTTTGACTTAAACCACTGACGCTCTGCGTCAACAAAACTGAGCAGAGCAATCGGAACTTGGCAGATAAAAGAGGTTAATAAGGTAAAGTCATCATATGCTTGTTCTGAAGAAGTATCTGAAATACTGTATTGTCTCAGTGCTTCAAGTCTAGCAGCTTCCTGGTTGAATTTTATTGCTGGTTTCATAGGAGATGTCTGTTTTTGTCGAACAGCAAAAGTCAGCAGTTATCAGCAACTTTTGCTTTTGAGCTAATGTACGCTTGTATCAATGCCTTGCACCTAGGGTTAAACTGCACAAAGATAGTTCACCTGTACAGACCGCTCCTAACACCTCAACTGTCCTCAAGTAATAGTGGATAAGGTGAGTTAGTTTAACCCTTTACTTATAAGCATAACTAGCCGTGATTGTAAACAATAAAAAGATTGACAGTGCTTAACATAATTAACTAAACCAATTGTGTTAAGCCCAGGTCTAAGCCATATTTAAGTACAAAAAGGGTAAAAAGATATTCCAGAAAAAGCAAATCTTGTTTTATCTATCTTGAACAATTCTTTGAAACAGATAGCTTAAAATGATTGCTTTTATTGGAAGTGAGTTTTCTAATCCAGTATTACTAATAAGTTAGCCTGCTAGGGAGTTAGAAAAAATTAAAGTACCTTGTAACTGTTTTATTCATAGGTACTCTGCGAGGTGTCACCAGTCATTAGGGGGTAAAGACAAGATACGCGCAAAATTTATCACGATGTAAAGTTTCGTAAATTAGAAATGTATTAAAGGCTAAAAAACATCGCCTAGTTTGAGTCAATTTAGGCAATGTATGATGGAAGAAGAAACCTATTATGAGGCTTTTAGCCATCCTTACCGAACTCGACCAACTTCTCTTTTCGGCAAAGTCTGTTTCTCGCTCTCCTCCACCCGTGAAAGTCCCTTCAAAACGAGAGCGGGAATATTTGCGTCCTTCAGAAGTTGCAGCGATGCTCAGTGCGGCTCATTCATTTGGTCGGCATGGAGTTCGAGATGCAGCGATTATCTTGCTCATGTTTCGGCATGGGTTGCGCACGGCAGAGTTAGTTGCACTGAAATGGTCACAGGTCGATTTAAGTGGAGGCTACATTGAGATCCGAAGAGTAAAACACGGACATGATAGCACCCATCCCTTACGCGCTCCTGAGCTGAGAGCATTACGTCAGATTCAGCGAGACTATCCCGAAACCCAGTATGTGTTTGTCTCCGAACGCAAAGCCCCTCTGTCTACTAGAACTATTCGTCATATAACCCTCTTCTGTCACTTTCCGAGATTAAAAAGTAGTAAATAAAGCATTTCATCCAGAAGAATAAAAGGGTTTGAATTGATTCATGGCACTGATTAGATGATTAAATCCAAGCAATAAATCAGAATTGGGAAAAATATCGGTTGTGTTGCAAAAACTTAGTGAAGACAGAAAACCCCTGTGGCAGGAGTTGAAATTATGCAACTACCCCAAAGATTTGATAGATAAAGACAAGTCGCTCTTTGATGGCTCCCCTGGGAACACCAATAACTTGTCCTTTTCTAACCATGTTCAGAGTTTCATATCCCCGAATGGTTCTTCTTGCAGTGTTGAAGGAGCCAAATCCCATTCCTGGTTTGACTAATCGTTTTATCCCCCGATGGTCTTGCTCCACAATATTATTGAGATATTTAATCTGTCGTAATTTCACTACTTCGGGTAACTTATTGGCAGCTTTGAGTACGTTAATCGCTTTTGGATAAGCAGGGTTCTTATCCACAGTGATGACTCTTGGTACGGAAGTGTGAATTGCTTTCAATGTCTTACGCAAAAACCGTTTCGCCGCTTTCGCATCCCGCTTCGCTGTGAGGAGGAAGTCTAAGGTGTTCCCTGCCGAATCGACTGCTCGGTATAAATACTTCTGCTTGCCTTTGACCAAAATATAGGTTTCATCTNCCCGCCATGAGTCATTAGTAAGCTTTAGATACGGTCTGACTCGTTTGTCCATTTCTGGACTATATTCTTGCACCCAACGGAAGACGGTGCTGTGATGTATATCTAATCCCCGCTCGTTCACCATCTCTGTTACTTGGCGATAGGAAAGCGGATAGCTTAGATACCACCGAACACAACGTAGGATGATTTCTGACTGATAATGCCGCCACTTGAAGGGGGATTTAGAATTCATTAGAGGCCGGTACAATGATTTTCTCTAGCGGAATTATTTCAGCCTACCATTTTTTGCAACACAACCCCATCGTCACCATGCACGGCGCGGGGATGCTGGGGCTGATCTTGGGTAAGCCGGAGGCGATTGTCGAGCAACCGCCGATTGTTGAGAAAAATATATTAGTGGATCGCTCAGGCAGACCCATTAGAACCTACGAGGGATTGTCGAAAACAAAACTCGCTAGGCGCTATGGGATGAAGAAGCCCCAAGATTTAGTCAACTGGCTTCAGTCTATGGGCAAAGATCATCTAATCCAACCAGGGTTAACCGCCGCGCCGTGTCAGTTCGTCCCGTTCGAGTATGTACCAGAGCTAGACAGGCTGTGGGCATTACAGCAAGGGTCGCGGCAACGGTTGCTTGGTGAGCAATTGTCTTTTTCCCAGTAGCCAAATTTTTTCCATACACATTTACGCATTGAGGAATAATTTATGCCATCTTACGACCCTGGCAATAGTCGCCACATTATAAAAGCCCTAACTGAAGGCAATCTCAAAAGAAACAACTACTGCCTCAAATGCGATCGCCCTGGCATTGTCTCTGGTGTACACGAATACTACGGTAAAATTTACCACTGCACCTGCAACGATGTCTTTTGGGTAATTAGTCCAGAAACAGGCGAGAAGCTAAAGGGAGGTTAAAGTAGTATGACAACAACATCACTTGCCTTGCATCCCTTACTTATCCCACCAGACTTAGCTAAGGAGATTGGTTTACACGAAGCGGTCATCCTCCAGCAAATTCACTATTGGTTGGAAAGGTCAAACCACTTAATTAACGGTTGTCGGTGGATTTATAACACTTACCAAGCATGGCAGCAGCAGTTCCCCTTCTTGAGCTTGAGCGCAATTCGCAAGGCGATCGCTCGACTAGAAGGATTGAATTTACTTAAGACCGAGCGATTCGACAAACAGCGTTGGATTCAGACGAAGTGGTACAGCATTAACTACCAACGGCTGGAAGTATTGATTTCTAGCATTTGTTCAAATCAGCACTTTCAATATGCTCAAATCGAACACCTTAATGTAGCCAATTTGAGCAGTTCATCTACAGAGACTACAACAATTACTACTTCAGAAAATACCTCCCCCCAGAGCGAGGAGAGGAAACAAGAAAAGTTAAATAAGGCGGTAATAGCTAGATCCTGCACTCCATCGTTAAAGCAAGATAAGTTGTCTGGTAACGAGCAGCCAGATTTTGTTCGGGATCTACGTTCCGCCTCTGGCGATCATATCCAAAACGATTTTGATGGGTTGCCTTGCTCAAATACTCCTGTAGACTCCTCTGCTTCTTCCCAATCCATAACCGATGAACAGAGTAACGGCTTACCTTAACCTGTCCCAGCTAACCAGCTTTCTAAACCCAATAGCGATCACTCAAATTGCCCACCTCCACAAGTAAGACTGTTTGAATCGCCTGCTCGCGCTGGATTGCTCACCCAACTATCAGCCCTGACTACTGAGTCTGTAGACACTCTGCGCCTCAATACTATCCTTAATTCTGCCCTTGACCGTTATCCCGACAGGGCGACTGATGCTTTGGAGTATTTTCAGCAGGCTCTATCTACTTGGAAAAATAAACCAGGGATTGGCTTGTTTATTCATGCCGTTAAAACTGGACAAAAGCCATCACTGACCAAACCTGGGTGCGGTTGGAAGGAATGGGCGGACGAAGCAATCAAGCGACGGCTAATGCAATACTCGCACTCCCAGAACGGCGATATCATGGTGCATTTTGTCGGCGGCAGTCAAGGATTGTGGAGTCGGTTACGGTCATTGTCATGGGCGGAGGTTGAGCTTGTTGCTGGTGGGGGAGAAGTATTATGAGCGGATCGCACTCAACTTTTCCAAAAGCTATTCTTCTTGGTTTATCATCCACTCTAAACATGACTTAATCACATCCCCGTGACAAGCAACCTCGCGCGTTGGTTGCTTACAAAAACATAGCAAGTTTAAATCGTTTGCGAAGCCCTGCGTGCGTGCTTGCGCTATCGCTTGTTCCTTCAAATAGAATAACTCAGCCATCACTGCCGAGTCTTTTTCTTGAATCTTTTGCCAAAGCCAACGGCGATATTTAGCGATTACGCGATCGCGTTCTTCAGTATTGCTGGTATCTGCCAACTTGAAGGGATTAGCTAAAGCCGAGCCTTTTTTACCTTTGCCACCGCGTCCGATATAATGACCGGAATCCCAACCCACGATGTAGCCGTTGGTTACTTTTATCATAAGTTTTTTCCTTTCCGCCTTTTCCGCGCGGTAGCGCGTCCTGTACTTTACAGCTAGAAAAAGCATTAGGATTAGTATATTAACTGTAATATCAGTTTTTTCGAGAAAGAGTAATTTATTAATGCCCCAACTTGAGCGCTTCATTGATAATTTAATTGAAATGCGATCGCACTACACCAAGCAAATCCAACAGAGCGATCGCTCGATAAAACTTGCCGAGGAGTCTTTAACCCACATTAACGCTCTCCTTGTTAATGAATTATCAGGTAGCCAACAGTTTAGAGAAAATTTGACCCAAATGCGAGTGCATTATCAAACTATTGTTGAGGAGAACAATCGTGCTTCAAGTAGTGCGAGATCGCAGCTAAATCACATCAATGCTTTACTCGCCGATCAATTAATAATCCAGCAAGGAAACGACAATGCTATTTTGTTGCAGGCAAGCCCCGTAGACGATGATTTAGCCCTACAAGAAGCTAATGAGATTTCCGAATCTATAAGCGAGGCTATACCAAAAGCCGAAGAAGTTGAACCATTACAATCACTAGAAGAATATATCCAGGAGCAAAGTTCGTCAGAAGACCTTTTAGCTGATTTAACCTCTACACATAATGTTGATGACCAAAAGCTACCGATAGAATTAGAGGCTGACACTACTAAGCCAGTAGTTGAAACCCCAGAGCTTATAGATGAAGAATTACCAGATGCCGCTATCCAAGACAACCTTTCTCAAAAGACAACACCTGAAATATTAGAGCAAGAAGTTTTTATTCATCCCACCCAAAAGGCTAGGAAGCCTTTAAAACAACCATTATTGCCGCAGTATCAGGATTTGAGCAAATCTGAAGCCATAGAAAAATTACTACAGGAAGAAGCAGGTAATATTCTACACATAGATGATATTATTCAGTCTCTATTCGGTGATTTGGAGATGCCTGCATTTAAAGCTGAAAAAAATAGACTCTACAATACACTGAATCAAGGTACAGAAAACGGGTTGTGGGATAAAGTACCAGGTCGCTCTGGCTGCTACACCATTGTCCTAGAACAAGCGATTAAAAAGCCAGAGACAAAAAAAACTAATACCAAACAGCAAGAAATTTCTGCGATCGCTCTAATAGAGGCTTTGCCTCCGGCTTATCACGGTCTAAAGCTGACGCAAGCTGTGGAAAAAGTTTTACAGGAAAATATTGGGCAAGCTATGAACTCAGAGAAGGTAGCAAGAGTTTTATTTGGCGAAGCAGAAGAAGAAGTGTTTGCTGCGGCTAAAAATAAGATAGGCAAAGCTCTTTGGTCTGGAGCTAATGAAAAACGCTGGCAGGGAGTACCGGGCAAACTGGGAGTTTATATAGCCAGCCTGGAAAAATAAGATGATTGCTGCTGCTAGATGATTATTAATTTGCTAACAGGATATCCTTTGCAGATCATCAAGCTTGCTAATGGATCTTCCTTAAGGGACTAACTATTCTATTTACTTTTAAATACTTTGGATTTAGGATGAACAAGTTAGTTGGCGTACTGTAACTCTACAGTACAAAATTAATACGTTTCGCTGAATACAAATTTTTAATTGCTACCGATCCTGATACTATATTCACATTTAAGAAATACTGCGATAAAAACGTTGTGTAAAATGTACTGTAGCATTACGGTACAAAATCTAACTCAGTCACTAAATGCTTTTATAGTATGCTCAATCAAATAAGACTTGCAATTATGACTGGAGCAGGAGGCGTTGGAAAGACGACCCTAGCAGCCAACCTCGGCTACGAAGTCGCTCGGTTGGGATACAAAGTTGCTATTTTTGACCTTGATCCTCAAGGTTCTCTCAATGTAGCTTGCCGACTGAACAAAACTCCGGCTCCGAAAGCCACTACCGCTTGGATTTACTCTGGTTTTTTTGATGGAACATACACTTTAATTCACGTATGGGAACAGCACGTAAAGAGCTTAGAAGTGTTCCAAGGTGGAAGTGCTTTGTTTAAAGTTATGTCTAATCTTGCTCAAGCTGGTGGAAGCCATCTATTACAGGAGGCTTTAACTGAGTATCCTCTGCCTCACGATCTAATTATTTTTGATTGCCCAGCTACATTAGAGCAAATTCCTAAGTCTGCTTTGATTGCTGCTACGCATTTGCTAGTTCCGCTTATGCCAGATGCTAAAGCAATTGATGGCACGAGGGTTTTGCTCGATTGGTACGCAGCTAACGTTCAAGAACTTCAACTGTCTCCAGCACCCGCATTTCTAGGATTTGTTATTAATAACGTGGAAGATGGGGCAGAACATCAACGCCTTTCTAAAGAACTGCCACCAAAATACGAGGCAAGGGGGTATCATGTATTTCCTGCTATTAAACATTACACGGCTTTTACAAATGCCTGGTCGGAAGCTATTCCTTTGAGAGTACATCGTGCAACACATCCAGCATTAAAACCAATTGAAACAATAGCTCTGGCAATCGGAGAAAAAATTAAAGGAGGGAAACGTGGTAAAACAAAATCGGCTCGACGTTGATAGCTTTTTCTCAGAAGTCGATCAAAATCAAGAAGTACACAATTTACGAGAGCGGCTTAAGATATTAGAGCATCAGTTAAATCAACAAGTTGATCGCGAGCAACATCTAGTTACCGAGATCGAACAATTGCGATCGCGTTCTCTTGAACCAGGCAATTCGCAATTGCAAAGTCAGATTAGCCAACTGCGAGAACATTTAAAAGAAAATCAAGGAACCATCCAGTACCCTGTTAGTAAAATTCAGCCAAATCCAGAGCAGCCGCGTAAAACCTTTACCGAAGAAGTAGAATCGATGGCACTTTCTTTGCAACAAGAAGGACAACTCGATCCAATTATTTTGTTTGAGGATGGAATGTTGTTTGATGGGGAGTGCCGTTGGCGGGCAGCAAAAAGCTTAGGATGGGAGACAATAAATACTGTACTTACAGCCAAACCCGACCTGTCAAAGATCCTACGGCGTAGAGCGTATCTGACGAGCTTGCATCGACGTGGATTAAATACTCTTGATAAAGCTGAGACGTTGGTAGCGATTGCGTGCGATGAGATTCCTGAACTTCTTCCAGAAGAAGTCCCACGTGTTATTAATAGGGTTTTGACTCGCTTGAAACGAAATAAGCAGAGTCTTGGAGAACGGCTTCATTTACAACCAAGCGATCATTGGCAGGTTGTCTTAGACCAGTGGGAAATGGAGAAAGTAGAACTCCAAGTTTTCAGTATTTTTTTAAGCTTGCAAGAGCATCCAGTTTCATTAAATCGAAATGTTTTTCCAATCTTAAATCTCACTCCAGACTTGAAAACCGCAGTGCGCGAACAATCCCTAGGTTGCCCCCAGGCTTTGATTCTTAATCGACTTTCCGCAGCACAACTTGGTATTACAGAACGACAAGCAAAAACGCTGCGTGAAAAAGGAATTAAAGAAGTTCGCGCTCAAAACCTTTCCATATCGCAAACTAAACAATGGGTAATCAAACAAGAAGCACAGTATGTACAACCCTCTAAATCTATTAGTAGAAATAGGCAGGTAGATCGTTTCTTGGCAAGTGTTCAAAAGCTCGATCTCTCAAATAGAGAGGCAACATCAGAACAGTTACTGGAACTTCAACAAACTCTTGAAAATACGCTTGAGCATCTAAAGAGCTTATTAAAGTGATATATCGCTGCTGTCAGTTTTCTAGCAAGCAACTAAATGATGTTTGTAACTTGTTTTATTGACCACGAGCGATCGCTTTTCAACTATGGCAAACTTTCACAAGCTACCCCATCCGAATCGCTATCCAGCCTAAATTTATCCCCAGGGAAAGCCTTTAGCACCTGCTGCGCCTGGACTTGAGTTTGAAAATCGCTGCAATTGCAATCGCTATTAGTGCAATTTGGTAGAGATTGAGTTCGTGTAGATGAAGCGACTTTATTTATTTGAGGATTGCTGCTACGCTTCCCCCGCCTGTAATCCCAAGGCATCACAGGTGACTTTTGATTCCAGAAGCCCAACCGTTGCTTTTTCGCTTGAACTTCTGCCTGTAAATACTGGTCTTTAGTGGCAGCACATCCACTGAGGTATTGGCGATAAACCACTGCTTGACCGTCTTTGACCATTTGGAGATTAACCGATTGCTTACCGACATATAACTCGGCAACAGTTCGCCCATAGCGATCGCGCGTTATCGTGCGGACTTGCACTGGCGTACCTGGGGGTAGCAGTTGCTTGAGTTTGGATGTCGATTGCTGTCCCCAAGGACTTTGCGATCGCTCAGGAGCATCAACGCAAGCAAGTCGGATTGTTGTCACCTGTCCTGATTGGCGGACTCGCAAGGTGTCGCCGTCGCCTATGCTAATGACGGTGGCGGGGGCGTTCTGAGCTAAGGCTAGGGAGGGAGAAAATAATAGAGGAAAAACTAACGAGATTTTAATTAATAAGTTTTTCAAGGGGATTAAGCAAGATTTGGGCGGTGGATATTATCAGTGTTCCCAAAATGTTAGTGCGTTGAACATTTTATAGATTAACCTTCCACATCCGGTCGTCAAACTTAAACTTCAGTGGTGGCTCTAAACTAATCTGCAAGTCAGGATGCTGAGGATTAAGCAGATAATTAAATTCAACGGGAATAATAGAGGATGGAACTTTCAGCACGGCTGTCTCTTGCTTTTGAAGCCACTGCTTTCCGATATTTTGCAAAACCGAATAAGCTTCTATACTTTGCCAATTCTCCGGTAGGCTATCTACGTCTATTACCGTCATCGCAATGTTGTCGGGCAGAAAAGCACGGATGGCGACTAAAGGAATGCGATCGCTCTCGGTATGTAGGGGTTTGAGTAGCAAGTGGATACTGTTGGTTAACTTAACAAAACCAAGAAAAAGAGGACTATAAAAAGAATAGCAACAGATATCCTAGAAATTATTCGAGTAACCAAGTCAGGTAAAGGAGTCAGGGTATGTCCTTACATCCAAAACCCATCAAGCCAGTCCCAAAAGAAACAGAGCAAGTGGCAAAAGCAGCATTCCCGAAAGGGAATCTATATTTAACCATCAGGGATGAATTAGGAACAATTTACACAGATAAGGATTTTGAAGCTTTATTTTCCTTGGAAGGGCATCCGGCGATTGCT
Coding sequences within:
- a CDS encoding RES family NAD+ phosphorylase; this encodes MLLKPLHTESDRIPLVAIRAFLPDNIAMTVIDVDSLPENWQSIEAYSVLQNIGKQWLQKQETAVLKVPSSIIPVEFNYLLNPQHPDLQISLEPPLKFKFDDRMWKVNL
- a CDS encoding ParB/RepB/Spo0J family partition protein, whose amino-acid sequence is MVKQNRLDVDSFFSEVDQNQEVHNLRERLKILEHQLNQQVDREQHLVTEIEQLRSRSLEPGNSQLQSQISQLREHLKENQGTIQYPVSKIQPNPEQPRKTFTEEVESMALSLQQEGQLDPIILFEDGMLFDGECRWRAAKSLGWETINTVLTAKPDLSKILRRRAYLTSLHRRGLNTLDKAETLVAIACDEIPELLPEEVPRVINRVLTRLKRNKQSLGERLHLQPSDHWQVVLDQWEMEKVELQVFSIFLSLQEHPVSLNRNVFPILNLTPDLKTAVREQSLGCPQALILNRLSAAQLGITERQAKTLREKGIKEVRAQNLSISQTKQWVIKQEAQYVQPSKSISRNRQVDRFLASVQKLDLSNREATSEQLLELQQTLENTLEHLKSLLK
- a CDS encoding tyrosine-type recombinase/integrase codes for the protein MRLLAILTELDQLLFSAKSVSRSPPPVKVPSKREREYLRPSEVAAMLSAAHSFGRHGVRDAAIILLMFRHGLRTAELVALKWSQVDLSGGYIEIRRVKHGHDSTHPLRAPELRALRQIQRDYPETQYVFVSERKAPLSTRTIRHITLFCHFPRLKSSK
- a CDS encoding IS6 family transposase; this encodes MNSKSPFKWRHYQSEIILRCVRWYLSYPLSYRQVTEMVNERGLDIHHSTVFRWVQEYSPEMDKRVRPYLKLTNDSWRXDETYILVKGKQKYLYRAVDSAGNTLDFLLTAKRDAKAAKRFLRKTLKAIHTSVPRVITVDKNPAYPKAINVLKAANKLPEVVKLRQIKYLNNIVEQDHRGIKRLVKPGMGFGSFNTARRTIRGYETLNMVRKGQVIGVPRGAIKERLVFIYQIFGVVA
- a CDS encoding ParA family protein, whose translation is MLNQIRLAIMTGAGGVGKTTLAANLGYEVARLGYKVAIFDLDPQGSLNVACRLNKTPAPKATTAWIYSGFFDGTYTLIHVWEQHVKSLEVFQGGSALFKVMSNLAQAGGSHLLQEALTEYPLPHDLIIFDCPATLEQIPKSALIAATHLLVPLMPDAKAIDGTRVLLDWYAANVQELQLSPAPAFLGFVINNVEDGAEHQRLSKELPPKYEARGYHVFPAIKHYTAFTNAWSEAIPLRVHRATHPALKPIETIALAIGEKIKGGKRGKTKSARR
- a CDS encoding DUF4326 domain-containing protein; translated protein: MIKVTNGYIVGWDSGHYIGRGGKGKKGSALANPFKLADTSNTEERDRVIAKYRRWLWQKIQEKDSAVMAELFYLKEQAIAQARTQGFANDLNLLCFCKQPTREVACHGDVIKSCLEWMINQEE
- a CDS encoding thermonuclease family protein; translation: MKNLLIKISLVFPLLFSPSLALAQNAPATVISIGDGDTLRVRQSGQVTTIRLACVDAPERSQSPWGQQSTSKLKQLLPPGTPVQVRTITRDRYGRTVAELYVGKQSVNLQMVKDGQAVVYRQYLSGCAATKDQYLQAEVQAKKQRLGFWNQKSPVMPWDYRRGKRSSNPQINKVASSTRTQSLPNCTNSDCNCSDFQTQVQAQQVLKAFPGDKFRLDSDSDGVACESLP